Within the Chloroflexota bacterium genome, the region CCACCACGATTTCCGGCAAGGGCGCGATATCCGAGCACGATCCGCTGAGCGTCGGCGCGCTCGGGGCCATTCAGGGGGGCAGGCTCGGCCGAGGTCGCGTCGCCGCGCAGATCGTGCAGGAATCGGACGTCGTGCTCCTCATCGGCAGCCGGACCAATCAGATGGCGACCAGCAACTGGACAATTCCGGCGCCCACGTCGACCCTCATCCACGTAGACATCGACCCGATGGAGATCGGGCGGAACTTCACGACGCACCTCGGCATCGTCGCGGACGCGAAGCTGGCGATCCGCGAGCTAACGGACGCCCTCCGCGCGCGGGCCTATGAGCCGCGCAACCCGCGAACCGCGGAGATCGAGAGCCTCCTCCACGACTGGGAGTCGGACAATCAGGAGATCGAGACGTCGTCCACCGTCCCCATCCATCCCGGGCGCTTGGTGCACGAGATCCGGCCGTTCATCACGCCCGACACGATCCTCGTGTCCGACGCTTCGAGCCCCTTCATGTGGGCGAGCAGCCACCTCAAGGTGGAGGCGGGGCCGACATTCATCAGTCCGCGCGGAACAGGCGCCATCGGCACGGGCGTGCCCATCGCGCTGGGAGCGAAGCTGGCCGCGCCGGAGAAGCAGGTGATCTGTTTCGAGGGCGACGGCGGACTCATGTGCGGCATCCTGGCAGAGCTGGAGGTGGGGGCGCGCTACAACCTCGGAATGCCCGTCGTCGTCTTCAACAACGGAACGTACCTCCACGAGAAGAACCGCATGCGCGGTCCGCTGCGCGAGGAGATGGACTTCTCCACCGGCATCAACTTCGCCACCATCGCCAAGGGGCTGACCTGCGAGGGGATCCGGGTCGAGCGCCCGGACGAGATCGCGCAGGCAATGCGCCGCGCCCTCGACAACCGCCACAACGTGACGGTCGTGGACGTCGTCGTGGACCATCAGGAGGGCTTCCCGGCCGGTGGAGAATAGCGGGCCCGCGGAAGGACTGGGTTCTGAAGCCACAGCGCGGCTTCCAGCGACGGCGTCACCTCGCGCGCACGGTCCGCGGTCATCTCGATCGTGTAGACGATGGGCTCCGAGTCGGCAGGGCCGCCGGAGGTCACCCCAATCATGGCGCGGGCTCCAGGCGCCGCGACTACAGATAGCCCGCGTCCGTCCAGTACCGTTCCGCTGCGGGATGGAGCGGGATCCGCAGGGGCGCGGAGGGCGTGTCGCGACACATGTCGCCGATGGGCAGCGGGCCGGGCTGCTGCCAGATGATGTGGGCGCGCCGCACGTCCAGCGCGCGGCAGAACTCGTAGATGAAGTCGTCCGATGCGTGGACGCTGGTGTAGACGGGCCACCCGCTGAAGTCCAGCGTCGGAACGTCGACGGGCAGGTTGGGGAACAGGGCGCGGGGCAGCGTCGCACGATGAAGCCCCAGGGCGTCCATCTTCGCCAGCACGTCCTCGTCCACCGGCAACAGCTCCATGTTCAGCTCGTCCAGCATCGGGATGAAGCGCGTGACTCCCTCGTCGAAGATCGCGTCTACCTCGCCCGCTCTCGCTCTTCCGGCCCGCTCCGGCATAAAGGGCACGCCGGGATCGTACGACACGCTTCCACCCCAGGAAACGACGTCGTCCAGGGAGAACCCGTAGGCCTTGAGCACCTCATGAATGTAGAGGTGCGTCACATTGGTCCGATCGGCCCGCACCGACACCCGGAGGGGAAAGCGCTTCGCCTTGATGTCCGCCAGCGACCGCAGGCCGCACGACTTCGAGACGGCAAACGCCATCCAGTCGCGCGACGGGATGACGGCGACCGCGCGCAGCGGGTAGGCCTCCGGGAAGGGGCCTGTCCCGAGGTACGCGGCCGTCAGAATGCCGCTCGGATTGAGGGTGGAGACATCGATCTCGCCTCGGGCAACGAGGGGCACGAGACCGACGGCGTCGCTTCCAACGGCGACGTGGGCGGGCGCCTCGTCGCCCGGGCGGCTCATCTCGATGCGGGTGATCGATGCGGCAAAGGACCGCGGCCGGATCATCTCCGCGAGCGTTTCGAGCATGAGAGACGAGCGGATATTCGTCGGGCTGGGTCGGTCGACTTGCACAGGCGCTCCTTTGAATTTCACTCGCACGGTCTGCGCCACTGCCGCGGCGCCCGGCTGACCGCGTCCACTCGCGCCCCACGAGTCAGCGTCGGGCCCGATGTATCATCGGCGAAGAGGCGTTGTCAACCGTTCATCCCCTCTCCCCCGCCCGCGGGGGAGAGGGGAAGCGCGCTCCCCTGTGCCGCAGCGGGGAGAGGGGAAGCGCGCTCCCCTGTGCCGCAGCGGGGGAGGGGAAGCTCCCTCCCCTGCCCGCGGGGGAGGGAAAGCGCGCTCCCCTGCCGCAGCGGGGGAGGGTTGGGGTGGGGGTCACAGGTCCCCCTCACCCTCCCCTCTCCCCCGCGAGCGGGGGAGAGGGAAAGCGCCCTCCCCTGCCGCAGCGGGGGAGGGTTGGGGTGGGGGTCACGAGGCCCCCTCACCCTCCCCTCTCCCCCGCGAGCGGGGGAGAGGGGAAGCTCCCTCCC harbors:
- a CDS encoding thiamine pyrophosphate-dependent enzyme; translated protein: TTISGKGAISEHDPLSVGALGAIQGGRLGRGRVAAQIVQESDVVLLIGSRTNQMATSNWTIPAPTSTLIHVDIDPMEIGRNFTTHLGIVADAKLAIRELTDALRARAYEPRNPRTAEIESLLHDWESDNQEIETSSTVPIHPGRLVHEIRPFITPDTILVSDASSPFMWASSHLKVEAGPTFISPRGTGAIGTGVPIALGAKLAAPEKQVICFEGDGGLMCGILAELEVGARYNLGMPVVVFNNGTYLHEKNRMRGPLREEMDFSTGINFATIAKGLTCEGIRVERPDEIAQAMRRALDNRHNVTVVDVVVDHQEGFPAGGE
- a CDS encoding TAXI family TRAP transporter solute-binding subunit, whose protein sequence is MQVDRPSPTNIRSSLMLETLAEMIRPRSFAASITRIEMSRPGDEAPAHVAVGSDAVGLVPLVARGEIDVSTLNPSGILTAAYLGTGPFPEAYPLRAVAVIPSRDWMAFAVSKSCGLRSLADIKAKRFPLRVSVRADRTNVTHLYIHEVLKAYGFSLDDVVSWGGSVSYDPGVPFMPERAGRARAGEVDAIFDEGVTRFIPMLDELNMELLPVDEDVLAKMDALGLHRATLPRALFPNLPVDVPTLDFSGWPVYTSVHASDDFIYEFCRALDVRRAHIIWQQPGPLPIGDMCRDTPSAPLRIPLHPAAERYWTDAGYL